The Daucus carota subsp. sativus chromosome 9, DH1 v3.0, whole genome shotgun sequence genome window below encodes:
- the LOC108201197 gene encoding casein kinase II subunit beta-2, producing the protein MLGSKESEVVGGSIDRKQINNMSDKHFEKSSSRFVGNKEEVLSVSVGGGNSKQEKRDTGTSSSMLSSKHKCSDEDSETDSEESDVSGSDEEDTSWISWFCNLRGNEFFCEVDEDYIQDDFNLCGLSSQVPYYDYAFDLILDVESSHDTFTEEQIELIESAAEMLYGLIHVRYLLTSRGMAAMLEKYKTYDFGRCPRVYCCGQPCLPVGQSDIPRSSTVKIYCPRCEDIYYPRSKYQGNIDGAYFGTTFPHLFFMTYGHLKPQKVTQSYVPRVFGFKLHKS; encoded by the exons ATGTTAGGGAGCAAAGA GTCAGAGGTGGTAGGAGGATCGATTGATCGAAAGCAAATCAACAATATGTCGGATAAGCATTTTGAGAAATCATCTTCGAGGTTTGTGGGTAATAAGGAGGAGGTGTTATCTGTTTCGGTTGGCGGTGGCAATTCGAAGCAGGAGAAGCGTGATACGGGGACGTCTTCGTCGATGCTCAGCTCGAAACATAAGTGTTCTGATG AAGATTCCGAAACTGATAGTGAAGAGTCTGATGTTAGTGGATCTGACGAGGAAGACACATCTTGGATCTCATGGTTTTGCAATTTGAGAGGAAACGAATTTTTTTGTGAAGTTGATGAAGATTATATTCAAGATGATTTTAACCTTTGCGGTTTAAGCAGTCAAGTTCCATACTATGATTATGCATTTGATCTGATACTAGATGTTGAGTCCTCTCATG ATACATTTACTGAAGAACAGATTGAATTGATTGAGTCAGCAGCTGAAATGCTGTATGGTCTCATACATGTCCGATACCTATTGACCAGCAGGGGAATGgctgcaatg TTGGAAAAATACAAAACCTATGATTTCGGGCGGTGCCCAAGAGTGTATTGCTGTGGACAACCATGTCTTCCAGTTGGTCAGTCGGACATTCCACGTTCAAGTACAGTAAAAATATATTGTCCAAGGTGTGAAGATATTTACTACCCTCGATCAAAGTACCAAGGCA ATATCGACGGGGCTTATTTCGGAACCACATTTCCTCACCTATTTTTCATGACTTATGGCCATCTCAAACCACAGAAGGTAACACAAAGCTATGTCCCAAGAGTTTTCGGATTTAAGCTGCACAAATCGTGA
- the LOC108202767 gene encoding probable serine/threonine-protein kinase PBL19, translating to MKCFHYFKDKSNRSQRSEPILKNTSSLNNSSSVSAAERVIKSSGSTSSPRGIPEMYEEKAVNLRVFTYSELKQATNDFSRLLKIGEGGFGSVYKGTIKPVAGKGEGIEVAIKQLNRDGFQGHKQWVAEVQFLGVVEHSNLVKLIGYCAVDGERGIQRLLVYEFMPNKSLEDHLFSKAYTTLSWPKRLQIVLGAAQGLAYLHEELEVQVIFRDFKASNVLLDEDFMPKLSDFGLAREGPTGEHTHVSTEVMGTFGYAAPDYIETGHLTSKSDVWSFGVVLYEMLTGRRSLERNRPKSEQQLLEWIKRYPADSKKFGMIMDPRLETKYSLTAAQKIAKLADSCLVKSAKNRPLMSQVVESLKQIIQVSGEGSPFSKKIEFTDCEEVELADKQKNQGVSDSAKRRIAHLAKLSEHVGGISKRGFMLMQRAKVT from the exons ATGAAGTGTTTTCACTACTTCAAGGATAAAAGTAACAGAAGCCAAAGATCAGAGCCTATACTCAAGAACACAAGCAGTTTAAACAACTCATCAAGTGTTTCTGCAGCTGAGAGGGTCATCAAATCTTCGGGCTCAACGTCTTCTCCCCGTGGCATACCCGAAATGTACGAAGAAAAGGCGGTGAATTTGAGGGTGTTTACGTACTCGGAGTTGAAGCAAGCAACTAATGATTTTAGTAGGTTACTTAAGATTGGAGAAGGCGGATTTGGAAGCGTTTACAAGGGTACAATCAAGCCTGTTGCAGGGAAGGGTGAGGGGATTGAGGTTGCGATTAAACAGCTCAACAGGGATGGATTTCAG GGTCATAAACAATGGGTTGCAGAAGTACAATTCCTCGGTGTTGTGGAGCACTCAAATCTTGTCAAATTAATTGGATATTGTGCTGTCGATGGAGAAAGAGGAATCCAGCGCCTGCTTGTATACGAATTTATGCCTAATAAAAGCCTGGAAGATCATCTATTCAGTAAGGCATATACCACTCTGTCCTGGCCTAAGAGATTACAGATTGTGCTGGGAGCAGCTCAAGGATTAGCTTATTTGCATGAAGAGTTGGAAGTACAG GTGATATTTCGAGATTTTAAGGCATCAAATGTCCTGTTAGACGAGGATTTCATGCCGAAGCTTTCAGATTTTGGGTTGGCCAGAGAAGGGCCAACTGGTGAGCATACCCATGTCTCAACAGAG GTTATGGGAACATTTGGTTATGCAGCTCCAGATTACATTGAAACAGGACATCTAACCAGTAAGAGCGACGTCTGGAGTTTTGGCGTGGTGTTGTATGAAATGTTAACCGGAAGGCGTTCATTAGAGAGAAACAGACCTAAATCAGAACAGCAGCTCCTGGAATGGATCAAACGTTATCCAGCTGACAGTAAAAAATTTGGTATGATAATGGACCCGAGACTTGAAACTAAGTACTCCCTCACCGCAGCTCAGAAAATTGCAAAGTTAGCTGACAGTTGCTTGGTGAAGAGCGCGAAGAATCGTCCACTGATGAGTCAGGTGGTTGAAAGTCTAAAACAAATAATACAGGTCTCAGGCGAAGGAAGCccctttagcaaaaaaattgaATTCACCGATTGTGAAGAAGTAGAACTGGCTGATAAACAAAAGAATCAGGGAGTATCCGACTCAGCAAAACGGCGAATAGCACACTTAGCTAAATTAAGTGAACATGTTGGTGGAATCAGCAAAAGAGGGTTTATGCTGATGCAGAGAGCCAAAGTCACCTAG
- the LOC108202766 gene encoding pentatricopeptide repeat-containing protein At1g12300, mitochondrial, with amino-acid sequence MSAIVRRAHSINQVLHFITHPQFLSLQYTHYTYTSIRYISAHSSSIDQTFDVLSQFAPLKNSSNALNTVINSNERRKIMLGLARMIKSEECEFLKLFSVNFCPYILVKILRLLGDRETGFAFFRFSFCDDLEDSVFSCCLACHVLAREGSRYLAQDMISWVMLKIGGSRCGELVECMWRGHWEYESDFSVLDSLMRGFLNVGMAEQALMIVGKMREVGLVPSLSAMSSLFRLLLRVGGYCSVWKLFRDMMRKGPRPSNYVFNTMILGFCRKGFLSTGESLLHVMIKFGCEPDAVSYNIVINAYCIRCRIPEAWHWVDMMVKRQCSPSLVTFSTLINALCKEGNIVDARNLFDGMLEIGLVPNTTIYNALMDGYVKARKIHHAIVLYLDMRNKGVAPDGVTFNTLVGGHYKYGKKEDAGRLFREFSEAGVVPDHFSTDVLVAGLCWAGRLHDATNFLKNMLEKGLPLSVVAFNSIITAYGKAGLEDKAFEVYGIMLKFGIPPSSSTCSSLLIGFTTMGRLKEAEDIMDKMIQNDFPVNKGAFTLLLDGYFKRGHIESAQSLWEEMVRIEVAPDAVAFSAYIDGLSKAGYIDEAYNEFLEMSRRGLIPNNFAYNSLIDGFCKCGRLNEALTLIRQMRQRGLLPDIFSINIIINGFCKQGRMQSAVGTYMDMYRWGLEPDIVTYNTLLNGYCKAFDLVNADNLLDKLYTSRWDPDIFTYNIRIHGFCISRRINQAVMLLDELVTCGVVPNTVTYNTMMKAVCNDIIDRAMILIAKLLKMAFVPNIVTTNLLLSQLRKQGQPVKALMWGEKLMQVCIEFDDITYNILERAYRDSQDDAVLLEVTPENSLLLDVLMYITYDYLSRNRPHNESTDYSLKLINNQSVGSVKMLEMTS; translated from the coding sequence ATGTCTGCTATCGTGCGCCGCGCGCACTCTATCAATCAGGTTCTTCATTTTATTACGCATCCTCAATTTCTTTCACTACAATACACACATTATACATACACATCAATTAGGTATATATCAGCTCATTCATCATCAATTGATCAAACATTTGATGTGCTTTCGCAATTTGCGCCTCTTAAGAACTCGTCGAATGCTTTGAATACGGTGATTAACTCGAACGAAAGGCGAAAAATCATGTTAGGCTTAGCTAGAATGATTAAAAGTGAGGAATGTGAGTTTTTGAAGTTGTTTTCGGTGAATTTTTGTCCGTATATACTTGTAAAGATATTGAGGCTTTTAGGTGATCGGGAGACCGGGTTTGCGTTTTTTAGGTTTTCGTTTTGTGATGATTTGGAGGATAGTGTGTTTTCGTGTTGTTTAGCGTGTCATGTTTTGGCGAGGGAGGGGAGTAGGTATTTGGCGCAGGATATGATCTCGTGGGTTATGTTGAAAATTGGAGGGAGTAGGTGTGGGGAATTGGTTGAGTGTATGTGGAGAGGGCATTGGGAGTACGAGTCGGATTTTTCAGTTCTTGATTCGCTTATGCGTGGTTTTTTGAATGTGGGGATGGCGGAGCAAGCGTTAATGATTGTAGGAAAGATGAGGGAGGTTGGATTGGTACCGAGTTTGTCTGCTATGTCTAGTTTGTTTAGGTTGTTACTTAGAGTAGGGGGATATTGTAGTGTGTGGAAGTTATTTAGGGATATGATGAGGAAAGGTCCTCGGCCTTCAAATTATGTATTTAATACGATGATACTTGGGTTTTGTAGAAAAGGGTTTTTGAGTACGGGAGAAAGTTTGCTACATGTTATGATAAAGTTTGGTTGTGAACCGGATGCTGTTAGTTATAACATTGTGATTAATGCGTATTGCATTAGGTGTAGAATTCCGGAGGCGTGGCATTGGGTGGATATGATGGTTAAAAGGCAATGCTCCCCTAGTTTGGTTACATTTAGTACATTAATTAATGCCTTGTGCAAGGAGGGAAATATTGTGGATGCAAGAAACCTTTTTGACGGAATGCTAGAGATTGGTCTTGTTCCCAATACTACTATATACAATGCGTTGATGGATGGTTATGTCAAGGCTAGAAAAATTCATCATGCCATTGTGCtttatttggatatgagaaACAAGGGTGTAGCTCCGGATGGTGTGACCTTTAATACTTTGGTTGGTGGTCACTACAAGTACGGGAAAAAAGAGGATGCTGGCCGTTTGTTTAGGGAGTTTTCAGAAGCAGGGGTGGTTCCAGATCATTTTTCTACTGATGTGTTGGTTGCAGGGCTATGTTGGGCAGGAAGATTACATGATGCCACTAATTTCTTAAAGAACATGCTTGAGAAGGGTTTACCTCTTAGCGTGGTAGCTTTCAATTCAATTATCACTGCATATGGCAAAGCAGGTTTGGAGGACAAGGCTTTTGAAGTCTATggtataatgttaaaatttgGCATCCCTCCTTCATCTTCCACATGTAGTTCTCTACTCATTGGATTTACAACAATGGGTAGGTTAAAAGAAGCAGAAGATATTATGGATAAGATGATACAGAATGACTTCCCTGTTAATAAAGGTGCATTCACTCTTCTCTTAGATGGCTATTTTAAAAGAGGGCACATAGAGAGTGCTCAAAGTTTGTGGGAGGAGATGGTTAGGATAGAGGTGGCACCTGATGCTGTAGCTTTTTCTGCCTATATCGATGGACTGTCGAAAGCTGGTTATATTGATGAGGCATATAATGAGTTTCTAGAAATGTCTAGGAGAGGGCTGATACCTAATAACTTTGCTTATAACTCTTTGATTGATGGGTTCTGTAAATGTGGTAGATTAAATGAGGCACTAACATTGATAAGACAGATGAGGCAAAGAGGTCTTCTCCCTGATATATTTTCtatcaatattataattaatgggTTTTGCAAGCAAGGAAGAATGCAGTCTGCAGTTGGCACTTACATGGATATGTACCGGTGGGGGTTAGAACCAGATATCGTTACTTATAACACATTGCTCAATGGATACTGCAaggcatttgacttggtcaatgcagATAATCTTCTGGATAAATTGTACACTAGCAGGTGGGACCCTGATATTTTCACCTATAATATACGAATCCATGGTTTCTGTATTAGTAGACGAATAAATCAAGCTGTGATGTTGTTAGATGAACTTGTCACCTGTGGAGTAGTGCCAAATACAGTAACATACAACACTATGATGAAAGCTGTATGTAATGATATAATCGACCGCGCCATGATCTTGATTGCAAAACTGCTTAAGATGGCCTTTGTACCGAACATTGTTACGACAAACTTGTTATTATCTCAACTTCGTAAGCAAGGGCAACCAGTAAAGGCATTGATGTGGGGGGAGAAACTGATGCAGGTTTGCATTGAATTTGATGATATAACGTATAATATACTGGAGAGAGCATATCGTGATTCTCAAGATGATGCTGTGCTATTAGAAGTGACGCCGGAAAATAGTCTCTTGTTAGACGTTCTTATGTACATTACTTATGATTATCTCTCTAGAAATAGGCCTCATAATGAATCAACTGACTATTCTTTGAAATTGATCAACAACCAATCTGTTGGATCCGTAAAAATGCTTGAAATGACGAGCTAA